Proteins co-encoded in one Medicago truncatula cultivar Jemalong A17 chromosome 8, MtrunA17r5.0-ANR, whole genome shotgun sequence genomic window:
- the LOC25500367 gene encoding putative leucine-rich repeat receptor-like serine/threonine-protein kinase At2g19230 — MASYSFDSGANNNENVTEFSFSIAWCSYYLVLIQAQDQSGFISIDCGLPENSNYTEKITGINYISDAEFIDTGVSKSISPAEMITHQQQLHFVRSFPSGVRNCYRINVNMGVQYLIRATFLYGNYDNINEPPQFDLHFGPNVWDTVLLSNASRPTIKEIIYIPSKDYIQPCLVKTGKGTPFISTIELRTLGNDSYIGDSKKPVILSHFMRYDLGSITNLEYRYKDDVYDRIWSPYESSDWRRLSTSLNNNALAQNSYKPPAIVMTTAATPVNASAPLQFHWYADSVNDQYYLYLYFNEVEKLAGNKTRAFNITLNDEFWYEPVVPAVIYTTTHMTGAKRYQFSLIKTENSTLPPILNAYEVYKVKQFLQPETQQDDVDTITNIKKTYGVAKNWQGDPCGPVKYIWEGLNCSVDGYNPQESHLYDNPDLCMTAPCRKKNLTVPLIASFSALIVILLISLGFWIFRRQKVTSSNSKKRGSMISKHERFSYTEILNITDNFKTILGEGGFGKVYFGILQDQTQVAVKRLSLSSMQGYKEFQSEVSHSLVYEYMANGNLQQHLQGNSETSNILKWNERLNIAVDAANGLDYLHNGCQPPIMHRDLKPSNILLDDNMHAKIADFGLSRAFDNDIDSQILTRPAGTLGYADPEYQRTGNTNKKNDIYSFGIILFVLITGRQAIVRAAGENIHILEWVIPIVEGGDIQKVVDPKLEGKFSINSSRKFLEIAKSCISPTLAERPDISQILAELKECLSLEMVQRHEESENDVIEMSSSSFQSVTAPFPR; from the exons ATGGCCTCCTATTCATTTGACAGTGGAG CAAACAATAATGAGAATGTTACTGAATTTTCTTTTAGCATTGCTTGGTGTTCTTACTATTTGGTTTTGATACAAGCTCAGGATCAATCAG GATTCATCAGCATAGATTGTGGCCTACCTGAAAATTCAAACTACACTGAGAAGATCACAGGCATAAACTACATATCAGATGCAGAATTCATAGATACAGGTGTAAGTAAGAGTATATCACCTGCAGAGATGATTactcatcaacaacaactacatTTTGTACGGAGCTTTCCAAGTGGAGTTAGAAACTGTTACAGAATAAATGTAAACATGGGTGTTCAATATTTAATCAGAGCTACTTTCCTTTATGGAAACTATGATAATATAAATGAACCACCACAATTTGATCTTCATTTTGGACCTAATGTGTGGGATACGGTGTTGTTATCCAATGCATCACGCCCCACAATCAAGGAGATCATTTACATTccatcaaaagattacatacaACCATGTCTTGTTAAAACAGGCAAAGGGACTCCATTCATTTCAACTATAGAATTGAGGACTTTGGGCAATGATTCTTATATCGGAGACTCAAAAAAACCAGTAATATTATCACACTTCATGAGATATGATTTAGGTTCCATCACAAACTTAGAATACAG gtacaaagatgatgtttatgaccGCATCTGGTCGCCTTATGAATCAAGTGATTGGAGACGATTAAGCACCTCACTTAACAATAATGCTCTAGCTCAAAATAGTTATAAACCACCAGCAATTGTGATGACCACAGCGGCTACACCAGTAAATGCTAGCGCCCCTTTACAATTTCATTGGTATGCAGATAGTGTAAATGATCAATACTACCTCTACTTGTACTTTAACGAGGTTGAGAAGCTGGCTGGAAATAAAACTAGAGCGTTCAATATCACACTGAATGACGAGTTTTGGTATGAACCTGTGGTGCCAGCTGTCATATATACTACAACACATATGACTGGAGCCAAAAGGTATCAATTTTCCCTTATTAAGACAGAGAATTCAACCCTTCCACCCATCCTCAATGCCTATGAGGTTTATAAAGTAAAACAATTCTTACAACCAGAAACTCAACAAGATGATG TTGATACTATCACAAACATCAAGAAGACTTATGGGGTGGCTAAAAATTGGCAAGGAGATCCATGTGGCCCTGTGAAGTATATATGGGAAGGCCTAAACTGCAGCGTTGATGGATATAACCCCCAAGAATCACATCTTT ATGATAATCCTGATCTTTGTATGACGGCACCATGCAGAAAGAAAAATTTAACTGTACCACTTATTGCATCATTTTCTGCATTAATTGTTATCCTATTGATTTCTCTTGGATTTTGGATATTCAGAAGACAGAAAG TTACGTcttcaaattctaaaaaaagGGGTTCAATGATATCAAAGCATGAAAGATTCAGTTATACTGAAATTCTCAATATTACTGATAACTTCAAAACCATTCTTGGAGAAGGAGGTTTTGGAAAAGTTTACTTCGGCATTCTACAAGATCAAACTCAAGTAGCTGTTAAGAGGCTTTCGCTATCATCAATGCAAGGTTATAAGGAATTTCAATCAGAGGTTAGCCATT CATTGGTTTATGAATACATGGCCAATGGAAATCTCCAACAACACTTACAAGGTAATT CGGAAACTTCAAATATCTTAAAATGGAATGAGAGACTTAACATTGCAGTTGATGCAGCAAACG GATTGGATTATCTGCATAATGGATGCCAACCACCTATTATGCATAGAGATTTGAAGCCGTCCAACATATTACTAGATGATAACATGCATGCCAAGATTGCTGATTTTGGTCTAAGTAGAGCTTTTGATAACGATATTGATTCTCAAATACTCACGCGCCCTGCTGGTACACTTGGTTATGCTGATCCTGA ATATCAGCGAACgggaaacacaaataaaaaaaatgatatctaCAGCTTTGGGATAATTCTATTTGTGTTGATAACCGGGCGTCAAGCAATAGTAAGAGCAGCTGGAGAAAATATTCACATACTTGAATGGGTTATTCCCATAGTTGAAGGAGGAGATATTCAGAAAGTTGTTGATCCAAAGTTGGAGGGTAAATTTAGCATCAATTCATCAAGAAAATTTCTAGAGATTGCCAAATCATGCATTTCACCAACTTTAGCCGAAAGGCCGGACATAAGCCAAATATTGGCAGAACTGAAGGAGTGTTTATCTTTGGAGATGGTTCAGAGACACGAAGAAAGCGAAAACGATGTAATTGAAATGTCTTCTTCATCATTTCAATCAGTAACCGCCCCCTTTCCTAGGTAA
- the LOC25500368 gene encoding inositol oxygenase 1 encodes MTILIDQPDYFGSDVEAKTVVANETELVLDGGFVKPQANSFGHTFRDYAAESERQEGVENFYRKNHIYQSFDFVKKMREEYGKLNRVEMSIWECCELLNEVVDESDPDLDEPQIEHLLQTAEAIRKDYPNEDWLHLTGLIHDLGKVLLLPSFGGLPQWAVVGDTYPVGCRFDESIVHHKYFKENPDYNNSAYNTRYGIYSEKCGLNNVMMSWGHDDYMYLVAKENKTTLPSAAMFIIRYHSFYALHREGAYKHLMNDEDVENLKWLHIFNKYDLYSKSKVRVDVEKVKPYYISLIEKYFPAKLKW; translated from the exons ATGACCATCCTCATTGATCAACCTgattattttg GATCTGATGTCGAGGCAAAGACAGTGGTTGCTAATGAGACAGAGCTGGTGTTGGACGGTGGATTTGTTAAGCCACAGGCCAACTCATTTGGTCACACTTTTAG GGATTATGCTGCTGAAAGTGAGAGACAAGAAGGAGTGGAGAACTTCTACAGAAAAAACCACATTTACCAATCCTTTGATTTT GTGAAGAAAATGAGAGAAGAATATGGGAAATTGAACAGGGTAGAGATGAGCATATGGGAATGTTGTGAACTTCTGAATGAAGTGGTGGATGAAAGTGACCCTGACTTGGATGAACCACAAATTGAGCATTTGCTACAAACAGCTGAAGCTATAAGAAAGGACTACCCAAATGAAGATTGGCTGCACTTAACTGGCCTAATCCATG ATCTTGGCAAAGTGCTTCTCCTTCCGAGTTTTGGGGGACTTCCTCAATGGGCTGTTGTAG GCGACACATACCCAGTTGGTTGCAGATTTGATGAATCCATTGTCCACCACAAG tattttaaggaaaatcCAGACTATAACAACTCTGCATACAACACTAGATATGGGATTTACTCTGAGAAATGTGGACTTAACAATGTCATGATGTCATGGGGACATGATGACTACATGTATCTA GTGGCAAAGGAGAATAAGACTACTCTACCCTCGGCTGCTATGTTCATCATAAGATACCATTCATTTTATG CTTTACATAGGGAAGGAGCCTATAAAcacttgatgaatgatgaggATGTTGAGAATCTCAAATGGCTTCACATTTTCAA CAAATATGATCTCTACAGCAAGAGCAAAGTTAGAGTTGATGTTGAAAAGGTGAAACCATACTATATCTCCCTCATTGAAAAG TACTTCCCTGCAAAGCTGAAGTGGTGA